The Fusarium graminearum PH-1 chromosome 2, whole genome shotgun sequence genome includes a region encoding these proteins:
- a CDS encoding siderophore iron transporter mirB: protein MGVLDKVQLTLGRKGKEGTAAEQPVTVTTSINEKDQEAGVFPDDGSNSDAVTENAQHGVQAVEATTLAWSKKALAGVFVFMWLIYLTNGFQGQINNTLLPYASSEWESHSLMPIIGVVANCMTAAVYIPLSKILDLWGRAEGFLLMVLFATIGMIMMAASQNLPTYCAAYVFWQVGWSGLTYSIDVITADSTQLKNRGLAYAFTSSPYMITAFAGPKSAEAFLLNGDQWRWGFGTFSIVLPVVAAPLYALLRYNLQKAKKQGLLVQESSGRSVMESIKWGLIEFDAAGAFLFAAGLVIFLLPFSIASMAPQGWQTPYIIAMIILGIVLLAIFGLYERFVAPKPFLRFDILVSRTVIGVCLLDFIYMIAYYCWNSYFTSFLQVVNNLRPSEAGYVSNTFEIVSGILLFIVGYAMHKTGRFKWILCVGIPLYIFAQGLMIHFRQPGQSIGYLIMCEVFISIAGATFILCMQVGILAAVEHQYVATALATLSVTGNIGAAVGGTISAAIWTNTFEEKLFEYLPASAQENAALITGDLDSQLAYEMGSPERLAIQKAYGYGQARMLGAGTGIMAIALISLFLIKNYDLRKIKQTKGTVF, encoded by the exons ATGGGAGTTCTCGACAAGGTCCAGCTCACCCTCGGGCGCAAGGGCAAAGAGGGCactgctgctgagcagccCGTAACTGTCACCACCtccatcaacgagaaggaccAGGAGGCTGGTGTCTTCCCCGACGATGGGAGCAACAGCGATGCCGTTACCGAAAACGCGCAGCATGGTGTccaggctgttgaggctACCACGTTGGCTTGGAGCAAAAAGGCCCTCgctggtgtctttgtctt CATGTGGTTGATCTACCTCACCAACGGTTTCCAGGGACAGATCAACAACACTCTGCTTCCCTACGCAAGCAGTGAGTGGGAGTCTCACTCTCTCATGCCCATTATCGGTGTCGTCGCCAACTGTATGACTGCCGCTGTCTACATCCCTCTGTCCAAGATTCTCGATCTCTGGGGTCGTGCCGAGGGCTTCCTCCTCATGGTCCTCTTCGCCACTATCGGAatgatcatgatggctgCCAGCCAGAACCTTCCCACCTACTGCGCTGCCTAT gtcttctgGCAGGTTGGATGGTCCGGTCTGACCTACAGTATCGACGTTATCACGGCCGATTCCACACAGCTCAAGAACCGAGGTCTCGCGTACGCGTTCACCTCGTCTCCTTACATGATCACCGCCTTTGCCGGTCCCAAGTCCGCTGAGgctttcctcctcaacgGCGACCAGTGGCGATGGGGCTTCGGTACCTTCTCCATTGTCCTCCCTGTCGTCGCTGCACCTCTCTACGCTCTTTTGAGATACAACCTccagaaggccaagaagcagggtcttcttgttcaagaGTCTAGTGGCCGATCAGTCATGGAGAGCATCAAGTGGGGTCTCATCGAGTTCGATG CTGCCGgtgcttttcttttcgcTGCCGgtctcgtcatcttcctcctcccctTCTCCATTGCGAGCATGGCTCCTCAAGGGTGGCAGACACCTTACATCATTGCCATGATCATCCTCGGAATTGTGCTTCTGGCCATCTTCGGTCTCTACGAGCGTTTTGTCGCCCCCAAGCCCTTCCTCCGATTCGACATTCTCGTCAGCCGTACCGTTATCGGTGTCTGCCTTCTCGACTTCATTTACATGATCGCTTATTACTGCTGGAACAGCTACTTCACCTCGTTCCTCCAGgtcgtcaacaaccttcGTCCCTCGGAGGCGGGATACGTCAGCAACACCTTTGAGATTGTCTCtggcatccttctcttcattGTTGGTTATGCCATGCACAAGACCGGTCGCTTCAAGTGGATTCTGTGCGTCGGTATTCCTCTGTACATCTTCGCCCAGGGTCTTATGATCCACTTCCGTCAGCCTGGCCAGTCCATCGGTTACCTTATCATGTGCGAGGTCTTTATCTCAATCGCTGGTGCTACTTTTATTCTGTGCATGCAGGTTGGTATCCTCGCTGCCGTCGAGCATCAGTACGTTGCTACCGCTCTCGCCACTCTGAGCGTTACCGGAAAcattggtgctgctgttggtggtACCATCTCCGCTGCCATCTGGACCAATACTTTTGAAGAGAAGCTATTTGAGTACCTTCCCGCTTCCGCCCAAGAGAATGCCGCTCTCATCACTGGAGACTTGGACAGTCAGTTGGCGTATGAGATGGGCAGTCCTGAGCGCCTTGCCATTCAGAAAGCCTATGGATACGGTCAAGCACGCATGTTGGGCGCAGGCACCGGAATCATGGCTATTGCCCTTATTtcgttgttcttgatcaagaACTATGATCTCAGGAAGATCAAGCAGACCAAGGGTACCGTGTTTTAA